Proteins from one Sarcophilus harrisii chromosome 2, mSarHar1.11, whole genome shotgun sequence genomic window:
- the LOC100934911 gene encoding LOW QUALITY PROTEIN: olfactory receptor 11H4-like (The sequence of the model RefSeq protein was modified relative to this genomic sequence to represent the inferred CDS: substituted 1 base at 1 genomic stop codon), translating to MNFSVFSTVLSXMNKSRAHTVTEFVILGFTGSWETRILLFSLFFIIYILTMAGNGAIMCAVRWDQRLHTPMYILLGNFAFLEFWYINSTMPNILGNLLSETKTISFAGCFLQFYFFSSLGTIEIYFLCIMAYDRYLAICHPLHYPTIMTLKHCCTLMSVCWMLGFLSYFPSTIQLSQLSFCDSNIIDHIICDMDPLMALSCVSAPATEILFYILSSLILFLPILYILGSYILLLRAVLQVPSAAGRRKTFSTCGSHLAIVCLFFGSLMIMYVSPTSENSGEVQKIISLLYLVVTPCLNPLIYSLRNKEMKAALRKVIGIKMSESTFEFRKLEPDF from the exons AtgaacttttctgttttttccacaGTTCTCAGTTAAATGAACAAGTCAAGAGCACACACTGTGACTGAATTTGTCATCTTGGGTTTCACTGGTAGCTGGGAGACACGAAtcttactcttttctcttttcttcataatCTATATCCTGACCATGGCAGGAAATGGGGCCATCATGTGTGCAGTGAGGTGGGACCAGAGGCTCCACACACCCATGTATATCCTCTTAGGGAACTTTGCCTTTCTGGAATTCTGGTATATAAACTCTACTATGCCCAACATTTTAGGAAACCTTCTCTCAGAAACCAAAACCATCTCTTTTGCTGGCTGCTTTCTCCagttctatttcttctcctctttaGGAACAATTGAAATCTATTTCCTGTGTATCATGGCTTATGATCGTTATCTTGCCATCTGTCACCCACTACACTACCCAACCATCATGACCCTAAAGCACTGTTGCACCTTAATGTCTGTGTGCTGGATGCTAGGCTTCTTAAGTTATTTTCCATCTACTATCCAGCTCTCTCAGCTATCATTCTGTGACTCCAACATCATTGATCACATTATTTGTGACATGGATCCACTGATGGCTCTATCATGTGTCTCTGCTCCTGCTACTGAAATTCTGTTCTATATCCTAAGctccctcattctctttctccccataCTCTACATCCTTGGCTCTTATATCCTCTTACTAAGAGCTGTGCTACAAGTACCTTCAGCTGCTGGACGGCGTAAAACCTTCTCCACATGTGGATCCCATCTGGCCATAGTTTGCCTCTTCTTTGGGAGCCTTATGATCATGTACGTGAGCCCAACATCTGAGAACTCAGGAGAAGTACAAAAGATCATAAGCTTATTGTATTTAGTGGTGACACCATGCTTAAATCCTCTGATCTATAGTCTCCGAAACAAGGAGATGAAGGCTGCCCTGAGAAAAGTCATAGGAATt aaaatgtctgagtccacgtttgaattcaggaagttaGAGCCAGACTTTTAG